The following proteins are co-located in the Syntrophales bacterium genome:
- a CDS encoding (Fe-S)-binding protein, with the protein MGLPGGNPPVPVIHSVQLFYEYLRDGRIKIDPLKKLKVPVTYHDPCNISRGGGLSEAARHIARQLTDDFRDMTPGGEHNHCCGGGGGYVPMGPAFKERRMASGKVKADQIKATGAKIVIAPCHNCYDQIGDLSEKYDLGIQVKTFKELISEMMIIPDNMKPKVEE; encoded by the coding sequence TTGGGTTTGCCGGGCGGGAATCCTCCGGTTCCAGTTATTCACAGCGTTCAGCTTTTCTACGAATACCTGCGGGATGGACGTATTAAAATAGATCCGTTGAAAAAGCTCAAAGTGCCTGTCACTTACCATGATCCGTGCAACATTTCGAGAGGCGGCGGCTTATCGGAAGCAGCCAGGCATATTGCCCGGCAACTGACGGATGACTTCCGGGACATGACCCCCGGCGGAGAACATAACCACTGTTGCGGGGGTGGTGGGGGCTATGTTCCCATGGGGCCTGCGTTCAAAGAAAGAAGGATGGCTTCGGGCAAAGTCAAGGCCGATCAGATTAAGGCGACGGGGGCGAAGATTGTCATAGCGCCCTGCCATAACTGCTATGACCAGATCGGCGATCTCAGCGAGAAGTATGATTTGGGTATCCAGGTAAAAACGTTCAAGGAACTCATCAGTGAAATGATGATCATCCCCGACAATATGAAACCCAAAGTTGAAGAGTAA
- a CDS encoding sigma 54-interacting transcriptional regulator — translation MTQEDEGRDVIPFFKVQGKDFSFEMDKLTHTEKAVLEKDNLVMAILDTIDDGVMTIDSNMRITSFNRAAERITGFSVGEALGQQCKDIFCGKGSIESGRCRVECTMKMAAKELKPVTVKKRIVNKKGDLVMTSLTATILYDLSDRPVGGMETFIDITAFEKLKDGCEGKKYILGNIIGKNHKIMEIYELIDSISDSRANVLIQGESGTGKGLVAKAIHCSSINQKGPFVHVNCAALPENLLESELFGHVRGAFTGAVSDRQGRLEFAQNGTIFLDEIGELSPGMQAKLLKVTEEKQFERVGGSKTIHADVRIISASNRDLQKAVKNNTFREDLYYRLNVIPVFTPPLRERMDDLPFLIEHFLEKFNVKMNKQIRGASTKGMDVFLKYPWPGNVRELENVLEYAVIHCKGEIIDVQHLPDSIKLPDKVEKGATQVQTNPGLKRGRSKMLDLDALRKALDDCRWDRLETARQVNMSRTTLWRMMKKYGLLN, via the coding sequence ATGACCCAGGAAGATGAAGGACGAGACGTCATTCCTTTTTTTAAGGTTCAGGGGAAAGACTTTTCTTTTGAAATGGATAAATTGACCCATACCGAAAAGGCAGTCTTGGAAAAAGACAATCTGGTAATGGCGATCCTTGATACCATCGACGATGGCGTCATGACGATCGATTCCAACATGCGGATCACGTCTTTTAACCGAGCCGCGGAGAGGATAACCGGGTTTTCGGTCGGGGAGGCTCTGGGACAGCAGTGCAAAGACATATTTTGCGGGAAAGGAAGTATCGAAAGCGGAAGGTGCAGGGTTGAGTGCACCATGAAGATGGCGGCAAAGGAGCTTAAGCCGGTCACCGTAAAAAAAAGGATTGTCAATAAAAAGGGCGACCTTGTAATGACCTCCTTGACGGCTACAATCCTTTACGACCTCAGCGACCGTCCGGTTGGCGGCATGGAGACTTTTATAGATATCACGGCTTTTGAGAAACTGAAAGACGGGTGCGAGGGCAAAAAATACATTTTGGGGAACATTATTGGGAAAAACCACAAGATCATGGAGATATACGAACTCATCGATTCCATTTCCGACAGCAGGGCCAATGTCCTCATCCAGGGGGAGAGTGGAACAGGCAAAGGTTTGGTTGCCAAGGCCATCCATTGCTCAAGCATCAATCAAAAGGGGCCCTTTGTCCATGTGAACTGCGCAGCTCTGCCCGAAAATTTGCTTGAAAGCGAACTTTTCGGCCATGTAAGGGGGGCCTTTACCGGAGCTGTCAGCGACCGCCAGGGAAGGTTGGAGTTTGCCCAGAACGGCACTATCTTTTTGGATGAGATTGGCGAGCTTAGCCCAGGGATGCAGGCCAAATTATTGAAGGTGACGGAAGAAAAGCAATTTGAAAGGGTCGGAGGATCAAAGACGATCCATGCCGATGTCCGGATTATTTCAGCCAGCAACAGAGACCTGCAGAAGGCCGTCAAGAACAATACCTTCCGCGAAGATCTCTATTATCGTTTGAATGTCATTCCTGTTTTTACGCCGCCCCTTCGCGAGCGGATGGACGATCTTCCCTTTCTGATTGAACATTTTCTGGAAAAATTTAACGTAAAAATGAACAAACAAATACGGGGGGCCTCGACAAAGGGTATGGATGTCTTTCTAAAGTACCCCTGGCCGGGAAATGTGCGGGAACTGGAAAACGTTCTTGAATATGCCGTCATCCATTGCAAGGGGGAAATTATTGATGTTCAGCATCTTCCAGATTCGATCAAGTTGCCGGACAAAGTCGAAAAAGGCGCCACGCAGGTTCAAACCAACCCGGGATTGAAGAGAGGCCGTTCAAAGATGCTGGATTTAGATGCGTTGCGCAAGGCCTTGGACGATTGTCGCTGGGACAGACTTGAAACGGCAAGGCAAGTCAATATGAGTCGAACCACTCTATGGAGAATGATGAAAAAATACGGTCTGTTGAATTGA
- a CDS encoding 4Fe-4S dicluster domain-containing protein translates to MSDKEGQPATKAEKPIAPREIMTMLDKALGARMKLWLKSCYHCGLCADSCFFYTAHGNDPQYMPSYKLNKTLGELYRRKGNVSRQFLEKAADIVFGDCTGCRRCSMYCPFGIDIGLMLGTVRAVCAAYDLSPEALLVATQNYVEFDNQMAVTTDEWVDTCQWMQDETADELPGLTIPIDKKGARIMYTINAREAKYYPQDIAMAAMIFHVAGEDWTMSTKGWDDTNLAFFAGKGKEAAQHVKSTYDAAIGLGAQAIAITE, encoded by the coding sequence ATGTCAGATAAAGAGGGACAGCCGGCGACAAAGGCAGAAAAACCGATCGCTCCCCGGGAGATCATGACGATGCTGGACAAGGCTCTGGGAGCGCGGATGAAGCTGTGGCTTAAGTCTTGCTATCATTGTGGTTTGTGTGCGGACAGTTGTTTTTTTTACACGGCCCATGGGAATGATCCGCAATACATGCCTTCCTATAAGCTGAACAAGACCCTGGGAGAGCTGTATAGGAGAAAGGGAAACGTAAGCAGGCAGTTCCTTGAAAAGGCCGCGGACATTGTCTTTGGAGATTGTACCGGCTGCCGCCGCTGCAGCATGTACTGTCCCTTTGGAATAGATATCGGTTTGATGCTGGGCACGGTTAGAGCCGTCTGCGCCGCTTATGACCTCTCTCCGGAAGCCCTTCTGGTCGCCACGCAGAACTATGTGGAGTTTGATAACCAGATGGCGGTGACCACGGATGAATGGGTTGATACTTGCCAGTGGATGCAGGACGAAACAGCCGATGAGCTTCCCGGACTCACCATTCCCATAGATAAAAAGGGTGCCAGGATCATGTACACAATCAATGCCCGGGAGGCCAAATATTATCCCCAGGATATTGCAATGGCCGCAATGATCTTCCATGTTGCGGGGGAAGACTGGACGATGTCCACCAAAGGCTGGGACGATACGAATCTGGCGTTTTTTGCCGGCAAAGGAAAGGAGGCGGCACAGCACGTCAAATCAACCTATGATGCCGCCATCGGGTTGGGGGCTCAGGCAATAGCCATCACCGAGTGA
- a CDS encoding TusE/DsrC/DsvC family sulfur relay protein: MPVVEFMGKSFNVDGEGFLTDVNEWCPEWVEYVKTSQGIKELTEDHWTAINMLRDYYKLNGKPPMVRIFAQVTGFKLKKIYELFPAGPGKGGCKVAGLPKPIGCV, translated from the coding sequence ATGCCGGTGGTAGAATTCATGGGGAAAAGCTTTAATGTGGATGGCGAGGGTTTTCTTACGGACGTGAATGAATGGTGTCCGGAATGGGTGGAGTATGTAAAAACGAGCCAGGGGATTAAGGAGCTTACGGAGGATCACTGGACGGCTATAAACATGCTTCGGGACTACTATAAGTTGAACGGGAAGCCCCCCATGGTCAGGATCTTTGCTCAGGTGACGGGTTTCAAGTTGAAAAAGATTTATGAGCTTTTCCCGGCAGGCCCCGGGAAAGGCGGGTGCAAGGTGGCCGGTCTTCCGAAACCGATCGGATGCGTCTAA
- a CDS encoding ABC transporter ATP-binding protein — MSNFEVTMDQGLAVKPKEGRIRIEHASKVYDPQGVNVWALDDNCVDIEAGGFVGIVGPSGCGKTTLLNAIAGFDNLTDGEIYLDDELIASPAIKQSPGSDRIVVFQNGALFPWKTVLENLTYGPVAQGKMSKDEAVTEARRIMGKMGLNCNTEDLYPDNLSSGMKRQAEIIRALINNPKVLLLDEPFRALDSITKTIMHEYLLEVYNFTRKTIFFITHDLEEAIFLADRVLIMTTRPGRIKATIEVDIPRPRDFHVLASDHFMELKEQAVAAVREETLKAFAAGERELA; from the coding sequence ATGAGCAATTTTGAAGTGACCATGGATCAGGGCCTTGCCGTAAAACCCAAAGAAGGCAGGATTCGCATCGAGCATGCGAGCAAAGTCTATGATCCGCAGGGCGTCAATGTCTGGGCGCTGGATGATAATTGTGTTGATATCGAAGCGGGTGGCTTCGTCGGAATCGTTGGGCCGTCCGGATGCGGGAAGACTACCCTTTTAAATGCGATTGCGGGGTTCGACAATCTGACTGACGGTGAGATATACTTGGACGACGAGTTGATTGCTTCTCCTGCGATCAAGCAATCTCCCGGCTCAGACCGTATCGTTGTTTTCCAGAACGGCGCCCTTTTTCCCTGGAAAACGGTGTTGGAGAACCTCACCTATGGTCCTGTCGCCCAGGGAAAGATGTCAAAGGATGAGGCCGTCACCGAGGCGAGGCGGATCATGGGAAAAATGGGTTTAAACTGCAACACGGAAGACCTCTATCCTGACAATCTTTCATCCGGCATGAAGCGCCAGGCGGAAATTATCCGCGCCCTGATAAACAACCCCAAAGTATTGCTGCTGGACGAGCCATTTCGAGCCCTCGACAGCATAACTAAAACCATTATGCATGAGTATCTTTTAGAGGTGTACAATTTTACGCGAAAAACCATCTTCTTTATCACCCACGATCTTGAAGAGGCCATCTTTCTGGCGGATCGTGTCTTGATCATGACTACGCGACCGGGCCGCATTAAAGCAACTATAGAAGTGGACATTCCCAGACCGAGAGACTTTCATGTCTTGGCGAGCGACCATTTCATGGAATTGAAGGAACAAGCCGTGGCGGCGGTACGGGAAGAAACATTAAAGGCCTTCGCAGCAGGAGAACGCGAATTGGCTTAA
- a CDS encoding ABC transporter ATP-binding protein — protein MADDNKSGAVEFKDVVKTVKIKDKHSVVLKDCFLTIDKGKLTVLVGPSGCGKSTIINLIAGYDTPYSGQVLVDGAPVKGPSWERLVVFQEMALFPWLTCYENVVFGPKARGIMSEKEMHEEAVRLLELVGLQDFHGKYPKQLSGGMQRRAELARALINRPKIMLMDEPFRGLDAMTRELMQEYYLKLFEETKITNVFVTSEIDEAIFLADKLLMMTNKPTKVKKAIDVDLPRPRDWKMATSKRFRELKAEALELLHEEAVNASASSGKADIDLSAGFEKLKMA, from the coding sequence ATGGCGGATGATAATAAATCAGGGGCAGTCGAATTCAAAGATGTGGTGAAAACGGTAAAGATCAAGGATAAGCACAGCGTTGTCCTGAAGGATTGCTTTCTGACAATAGATAAGGGGAAATTGACGGTGCTGGTCGGTCCATCCGGGTGCGGGAAATCGACTATCATCAACCTCATAGCCGGGTATGATACACCATATAGTGGGCAGGTGCTTGTGGATGGGGCGCCCGTGAAAGGTCCGAGTTGGGAACGGCTGGTCGTTTTTCAGGAAATGGCCCTTTTCCCCTGGCTGACATGTTACGAAAATGTCGTCTTTGGTCCGAAGGCCCGGGGGATTATGTCCGAGAAGGAGATGCATGAAGAGGCCGTAAGACTTCTGGAATTGGTTGGTCTCCAGGATTTCCATGGGAAATACCCCAAGCAGCTTAGCGGCGGCATGCAGCGGAGGGCAGAGCTCGCCCGAGCGCTGATCAACAGACCCAAGATCATGCTCATGGATGAACCTTTCCGCGGACTGGATGCGATGACGCGGGAGTTGATGCAGGAGTATTATCTCAAACTCTTTGAGGAAACAAAAATCACCAATGTCTTCGTGACCTCCGAGATCGATGAAGCCATTTTTTTGGCGGATAAACTTTTAATGATGACTAACAAGCCGACAAAGGTCAAAAAGGCTATTGATGTTGACCTGCCCCGGCCTCGGGATTGGAAAATGGCCACATCCAAACGGTTTCGTGAACTCAAGGCGGAGGCTCTTGAGTTGCTCCATGAAGAAGCTGTCAATGCCTCCGCAAGCAGTGGTAAAGCCGATATTGATCTTTCTGCAGGTTTTGAGAAGCTGAAGATGGCTTAA